Sequence from the Oenanthe melanoleuca isolate GR-GAL-2019-014 chromosome 28, OMel1.0, whole genome shotgun sequence genome:
TCCTCCAACAGCTCCGACAGCTCCGCCCGGGCCCCCCGGATACTGCAGATGGGGATGGAGGCGTCAGGTCACCCGGAAAATCCGGCTCAGCACTCAGCTCTGCGAGCCGGGGGGTCCCCGGTCATCCCCGCTCCGAGCGCGGCGCTGAGCGCCGGGTTCCTGCGGGAGCGGATCGGGATGGGCAGGAGGATGAGCGGTGTCCCTCTGCCTAAGGGGGCAGGAACGCCAGGCAATAGAGGGGCTCGGAGAGGACTGGCACAGCGGCTCGGTACGAACCGGCAtcgggagcggggctggagggACCACGGTGCTCCACGGGAGCCCCCCCGCAACATCCCACGGCATAGCTGGGGCTCGGACCGGGCCAGGCTCCCAGGTGGGTGCCCGGCTCCCGTCCCACCTGTGCCACGCTGCTCACACACTGCACCCACCTCTGGCCCCCGCAGCACCCacctctcacccacagcacccaccTCTCACACGCACCCACGCAGAGCCCCCCACTctcacacacagcacccacTTCCCGCACCCTCACGCAGAGCACCCGACTCCCACCCGCAGCACCCCTCTATAGCACACGCAGCACCCGCTTCACACGCACCCGGAGCACCCACTGCTCACCTACAGCACCCACCCTTCGCACACCCACTCCCGGAGCACCCACCTCTCAACTCACAGCACCCACCCCCCGCAGACCCGCATCCGGAACACCCACCCCTCACCCCGAACACCCACCTCCCACCCGGAGCACCCACCTCTCAACTCACAGCACCCACCCCCCGCAGACCCGCATCCGGAACACCCACCCCTCACCCCGAACACCCACCTCCCACCCGGAGCACCCACCTCTCACTCACAGCACCCACCTCCCACCCACGgcgcccgccccccgcgcccccgcaGCGCCCACCCCTCGCAGACCCGAGCACCCCCAGCCCGGGCTCACCGGGAGCGGGCTGCCCGCGCTCCctcccgcccccgccgcgccgggcagcgctgccggtgccggtgcctGTGCCCGGTGCTCACCTGGAGGCCCCGGCGCCGCAGGATGCTGGGCTCGTCCatcccgccgcgccgccgccgccgccgcctcccgctgCGCCCGCTCCGCCCGGTGCGCCCGGTCCGCCCCGCCGGTGCGCCCGGGGCGCCGCCCAGCGGCCCCAGCGCGTCACCGGACGCGCATCAGCACCGAGCCCGGGGctggcacggcacggcacggctcggggctggcacggcacggggctggcacagcacagcatcgGGCTGGTACAGCACGGGGCTGGCACGGCACCGGCATGGGCTGACATGGCATGGGGCTGGCACGGCACGGCTCGGGGCTGGCACGGCACGGGCATGGGGTGACATGGCATGGGGCTGGCACGGCTCGGGGCTGGCACGGCACGTGGCATAGGCTGATATGGCATGGGGCTGGCACGGCATAGGGCTGGCGTGGCACAGCACGGCACGGGGCTGACATGGCTCGGGCTGACATGGCATAGGGCTGGCACGGCGTAGGGCTGGCGTGGCACAGCACGGCACGGGGCTGGCACGGCACGGCTCGGGGCTGACATGGCATGGGGCTGGCACGGCATGGCACGGCATGGGGCTGGGGTGGCATGGCACGGCATGGGGTGACATGGCATGGGGCTGGCACGGCACGGCTCGGGGCTGGCACGGCACTGGCATAGGCTGACATGGCATGCGGCTGGCACGGCATAGGGCTGGCGTGGCACAGCACGGCACGGGGCTGGCACGGCACGGCTCGGGGCTGACATGGCATGGGGCTGGCACGGCATGGCACGGCATGGGGCTGGGGTGGCGTGGCACGGCATGGGGCTGACATGGCATGGGTCTGGCATGTCATAGGGCTGGTGTGGCACGGCATGGGTCTGGCATGGCACAGCATGAGGCTGGCACAGCATGGGGCTGACGTGATATGGGGTtggcatggcacagcacagggctggcacagcatgGCATAGGACCCACATGGCACAGTGTtagaacagcacagcacagcatgggGCTGGCACAGACTGAGGATGGCATGGCATGGGGCTGGCAGAGTACAGAGCTGGCATGGCATGGGACTGGCACAACACAGCATGGGGCTGGCATGGTACAGTGTGGGACTGGCATGGcatggggctggcacagcacagcatgagGTGGTGTGGCACAGCATGGcctggggatggcacagcaTGGCATGATACCCACACAACCCAGGATTGGAATGACACAGCACAACATCAGACAGGAAGGCATGAGGCTGAAATGGCAAGGGGCTGAAATGGCATGAGCCTGGCACAACATGGGGCTGGCATGGCATATGGCACAGGActggcacagcatggcagggTGTGGGGGTGACAGGGCATGATACATTCTGGGTTTGGCACAGTCTGCCTGGGTCAGTACAGCCTGGTATGGCACAGTCCAGCATGGCATGGCACAATTTAGCACATGATGGGTCGGCAAAGGCTGGCACAGTCTGCCTGGCTCAGCacatcctggcactgctgcgtcatggcacagcatggcagagcacagcccaggccagcacagcacagcatgggacagcccaggcctggcacagccttcctggctggacacagcccagcacaacTGCTCTGGCACACACATGATGGCCTGGGACTGGCACAGCCGGCATGGCAaggcctggggctggcacagcagggcgTGGGGTTGGGAGCTTGGTGTGGTCCAGCCCAGGTCTGTCCTGGTTGCCACAGTGTCTCACAGAGCGTTTGGCCTGGGGCATCACTGCCCGGTACAGTCCAGCACGGCacagcccagtccagcccagtccagcccagtccTGCTTCTGTTGGGGCACAGCAAAGCCCACACTGTCCAGTCGGCACGGCTTGGTGTGTGCCCCCACCCCgggcaggacagggggacacgcAGGGAGGGTCAGGAGGTGCCAGGGGActctctgtgcccccagcccgCCGTGCCCACGCTGTCCCAGCGCAGGGACACTCCCGCCACCGCCGCCCTCCGGCCCCGGGCAGGCGCCACACAAGGGGCCGCTTTCTGCGGGAACAAGGGCACTCTGTGCGCGGCCTCGGTGCCACCCGGCCCCGCGTCCCGGCTCAGCCGCCCGTCACACGGCTCTGGTGCCACCGCGCTCTCCTGCCTCACTGCGCCTTTGTTCTCCGCCGCAGGCAGCACAACAGAcgccccccaaaaatcccagagaacCCCAaccttggagcagctgctggagatcCAGTCAGTTACGGGCAGAGGACCAGAAACATAatgtgtgggaaaaaaaaaaaaaaaaaaaaaaaaaaaaaaaaaaggaacaaaccaCCCACCAAAAACCCCAAGACTCATCTTTCGCTTACCTTGCGCTTCTCCTGTGCCGGGGCACGTGGCGCGGCCGGGACATGcggtgggacagggctggcctCATCCCGGCAGCCGTGCCGGCAAAAAACGGGGATATTTTGGttgctttctcttttgtttttggTAAAAGTGGGGCATGCACTCACGTCtagggctctgccctgcctgggaaCGGCACACTGTCAGCAGAAGAGGAAACCCCAAGCGCGGGAAGCTGCGCTGAGCACCGGGGCTGCCGGCACGCCCGAGAGGGGCACCCGGGGGTGCCGGGGGACTGGGGGGCAGCCAGGAAGGGCAGCGGAGCACGGATCCGCTGCGGGACAGCCCGGCTGGGCCATGCTGGGGTGGCTGCTGGCGGCGCTGGCGGCGCTGGCGCAGGGCGGTAAGTGCTCCTGCGGTGCTGGGAGATGAGAGATAACTTCAGAAGACTTTCAATGAATGATTCGGGGGTGATAAGACCTGGGGAGCTCCCAGAGAGAGATGGAGATACTCACCCAAAACCACAGGGACGGAGTAAAAATGCTGAATCCCCGCTGGCAGCGAGTGGCACCGGCCAGCGCCGCATCACCGGGGAAGGGGAACACGAGGGGCTTGGGGTGACAATCGCCGGTACAGCTGCTCTGATTCCCCATTTGAGCAGCATGGCAAGCACTGCTCATGGCACCACTGCTCCCTCCACGCGcgggatggggtttgggatgcaggagccTCCAGCCACTGCCCTGTCCCGCAGGCGCCGTGGCAGCCCACGACATCTCCTGCTGGAAGAAATGCGGCACCCCCAAGCTTTTGCACTGCTCCTGGCCGCCCCTCGGCCCCGCCGGCAACACCTCCTACGTCCTGAACCTCTGGTGAGTTGGGACAGTGCCGCGGGGAGGGGGAGCCCACGGGATGTGCCCGGATCTCACCCTGCGCCcgctccctccccagctctgagaAGCGCAGTCAGTGCCGCCGGTTCGAGGTGGGCGCGGTGACCAACTACAGCCTCCCGCATGGCACAGTGTTCATCTTGGAGAACACCACGGCCTGGGTGGAGGCACGCTGGGGGGACCAGGTCCACAGGACCCCCAACCACACCCTTTACAGCAAGGCTGGTGAGTGCCCCAGGGACCAGGCTGGCAGCCAACACCGGCCCTAAAATCTGCCAGACCACCCAAAAACGCCTCATCTTTCCAGTCAAACTGGATCCACCTCCTAGTGAGATGCCCTTCTCCAAGATTGGTGGCCAGCTGAGAGTGCAATTGCCAAAGCTACGGTGCTACGGCTTGGAGCAGCCGCCACAGCATGAGGCTCGCTTCTGGAGGGTGggaaacagcagctggacacaggTAAAAACTGCACACAGGTAAAAACTCTGtttgctggagctggcagtgacTGACAGGACAGTCAGGAGcaccacagcagcccagggagtgTGGGGGCTCAGTGATGTCACTgtcccccccaaacccagctgtgtCCCATCTGCTTCTCTGCGTTATCGGCTCTGCCTTGTCCTCTGGCCGtgggatcctgctgctgcccataACAGGATTCTCAGGGATTACACAGACAAAACCCCAGATTATACTAATGACGACAACAGATCAAATCCGGATGCTTGTCCCCAGTGAAGCTCTCACAGCTGGGGACCCCTCATCCCTCTCAGTTGCTGCTGGGAGGGTCCCAGAATTGAGGGGACCGCTGACCACCGTGTCCCCTGCACTGTttggctctcccagccctggggatggtttgggatcACAGGGCAGCACTGATGTCCCAGTAAAGCACTGGTTTTACTGGGTGGGTGTCTTCATGCTTGGTTCTCTCTGCAGGTGACATGTCAGACTGTGATGGTGACAGGTGGAGATGTCTCAGGTTGGTTTGTCCTGTGGGGTTGTTGGGACAAGCATCTCCCGGGGGTGCTCCTCAGCCAGCAGCCTGTGATGGCCAAAAGTCGGGGAAAGGAGGGGTCACCCCCCAGCTGACCCTGCCCCCCCTCTCTAGTGACCTGTGCCCTGGGGGTCAATGGCTCCTTCGTGGTCCAGCTCCGGCGCAAGTCTCCCCACTGGAGCAGCTACTGGAGTGACTGGAGCAGCAACATCTCTGTTCCCGagggtgaggaagaggagaggagccTGGTCAGATCCCAACAGCTCCCAAAAATACTGATGGCTCAGTCAGGCTTGTTCCTCCTGCAGAAATCCTATGGAGCCCAGTGCTGAGCTATCACCTGGGCAAACTGGGGAGAGATGGGCAGCGGGTGCTGAGGTTGAGCTGGCAGGTACAGTGGCATCCCCGGGGGCCCTCCTGCATGTCCCCCACAATTTAATCCCCTGAGTCacccccttttcctccccagccagTCCTCAAGGAGCAGAGGAATGTCACCTACAAGCTGGACGTCCACATGTTGgcatgtggctgtgcagagTCAGATGAGGAGGAATCCGTGGAGCTGGACTGGGAGGAGACAGAGCACAACCTCACCCTCTCCGGGGCGGAATACGAAATCCTGCTGACCGCGGTCAacgccgcggggccggggccggcgcGGCAGCTCCGTGTGCCGGCAGAGCAGCGAGAGGGTACCTGCCCCTCTAGAAATGCTGAGCTCCCCTGGCAGCCCTCAGGGCGTTATTTCTTCCATCTACCCCGATTATCCCCTGTTTCATCCCAGATCTCAGCTTCAAAGAGATCAGAGTGGCCGGAGGCGCCGTGACCGCGCAGTGGGAAGCGCCGGTCCCTGGCGATGCTTTCTGCTTCGAGCAGCAGACGCTGCCAGGGCCTCCGAAACAGGGAGTCTGcatccagcaggaattccctgccAACAGCAGCCACGTGCAGAGAGGCAAGGGAGCCCCCCAAgccccccgctgtccccccagCCGGGGGCAGAGGGTGTAAACAGAGCCCCGATTGCTCCGCAGGAGCGCTGGGAGCGCCGGGCTGTCACCGCCTGGCCGTGCACGGCCGGGACGAGGAGCGCGGCTGGGCCACCTTCGCCCTGTGGCACCGCTACCACAGCAACGGTGCGTGTGCGAGCACGGGGCACCCGCGCCTGCCTTCACTCCATAGGGGCTCTCCTGAAATAATCCCCCGCGTTTTTGCACGCAGATTCGCTGTCCGTGCCCATCAACATCAGCAGCGGAGATGTCGCAGCTGTCCTGCAGTGGACACCGTCCCCACGTGCCGCCTGTCCCGGCGCGCTGGCCAAGTACCTCATCTGCCACTCGGCCGAGGGGGACAACGAGACCTGTGAGTGGGGCTCCCCATCccagtggggctggaggagagtCTGCCCCCAGGCAGCCGCCAGACTGCCCCACGTTCCGTTTTGTTTGCCCAGACAGTGAAGTGAATGCCACGGCATCAAACTACACCCTCCAAAacctccagcctggcacagcctaCAGGGTGGGTGTGTGGGAGGTGCCAGAGGACAGCGAGGGGACCTGCAGGGCTTGGTGGCGCTTCCAGACCAAGGCGCTGGGTAATGGCTGAGACCTCGTGCCCTCCCCACTCCCCATGGGGTGTTCTCTCCGCTGTGTGCTCGCCCTCACCCCAAGACgtctcctgtgtccctgttgGGGGCAGGGATGTCACCACCCAGCCATGCCTATCCCCAGGTCCCCAGGGAGCAGTGTGGACAGGCAATCTGAAGTACCTGAGCATCTCGCTTGGTCTCCCCGCCGCAGCGGCCATTTACCACCTGACCAAAAAGAG
This genomic interval carries:
- the IL12RB1 gene encoding interleukin-12 receptor subunit beta-1; this encodes MLGWLLAALAALAQGGAVAAHDISCWKKCGTPKLLHCSWPPLGPAGNTSYVLNLCSEKRSQCRRFEVGAVTNYSLPHGTVFILENTTAWVEARWGDQVHRTPNHTLYSKAVKLDPPPSEMPFSKIGGQLRVQLPKLRCYGLEQPPQHEARFWRVGNSSWTQVTCQTVMVTGGDVSVTCALGVNGSFVVQLRRKSPHWSSYWSDWSSNISVPEEILWSPVLSYHLGKLGRDGQRVLRLSWQPVLKEQRNVTYKLDVHMLACGCAESDEEESVELDWEETEHNLTLSGAEYEILLTAVNAAGPGPARQLRVPAEQREDLSFKEIRVAGGAVTAQWEAPVPGDAFCFEQQTLPGPPKQGVCIQQEFPANSSHVQRGALGAPGCHRLAVHGRDEERGWATFALWHRYHSNDSLSVPINISSGDVAAVLQWTPSPRAACPGALAKYLICHSAEGDNETYSEVNATASNYTLQNLQPGTAYRVGVWEVPEDSEGTCRAWWRFQTKALGPQGAVWTGNLKYLSISLGLPAAAAIYHLTKKRVGRLLFPPLPKPVGTKAIQFSAAEMSQGQPRRGLLEPSERFSPAELLLTEPNPSEETTDTGTQTAVPPPDVAQPGPALEQPAAVAVTPPGCADELPFAYRRQDMLSPLGSPSSGSTSCSGHPPAEEEEEEKEEEGRQGLHQPLIPIALLISDKPIIIRDGEGWDPSPQKSVP